One Carya illinoinensis cultivar Pawnee chromosome 5, C.illinoinensisPawnee_v1, whole genome shotgun sequence genomic window, TCAAGATTTCTCCTCCCCCCAACAATCTCCAAGAGAAGCATTCCATAACTATACACATCAGCCTTTACAGTTATAGGGCGGTTACTAACCCACTCTGGAGCCAAGTATCCTCTGGTTCCTCTAACCATAGTGACAACCTGTGAGTGCTCTCTTCCCATTAACTTAGCTAGTCCAAAATCAGACACTTTAGGACAGAAATTCTCATCCAACAATATATTTTCTGGCTTGATGTCACAATGTATAATTCGATTTCTACATTGCTCATGAAAATATGCAATCCCTTGCGCTGTAGCAACAGCTATATGGAAGCGAGTTGACCAATCCAATATCCTGTCTCTGTAATGATGTGCAGGAAATATCCATTTGTCCAATGACCCATTTTTCATGAACTCATAAACTAGAAGCCTGCCAAACACCACAGTGCCAAACCAAAGTAATTACAACAGGTTTTCAAATGACTTGGATCTTAAAATGTGAGGtgatcaaaatataaaatctcCAAATCCACCTTAAAGCTCTAAACCATGCCATTTATGCAGCTCAAAAAATTTGTATGTATGTCCTAGCAATTAGTGGACAATTTTAGATGCTATATACATCAAAATGTAACGAAAAGAATTAATCCTTGTGCAAGGCCAGGGGCTTGTATCTAGCATTGCTCTAACGAAAAATGAGTGGCAGAGAAGAATTGTACTCACCGTTGTGATCCCTCAGAGCAGTATCCACAGAGCCGAACCAAGTTCATGTGATGCATGGAGCCAATAGTGTTCACTTCGGTTATAAATTCCTTCTCTCCATGAGGCAACACCCTATCTAATTTCTTAACTGCAACCAGAGTCCCGTCTGCTAGGCTTCCTTTATATACACTTCCAAATCCTCCTGTAAAAGAAACGTTACATTGGTATTATTATAATCGATAACTTTATAGTTAGCTATCGCGGATCCTGTAATTTCAAATTTCCTCTGCTCATAAACATTTGCATAGTATTCTATTCCTATGCTTACCTGTTCCAAGCAACTGGCTAAAATTCCATGTCCGGATTTGTAAATCACGGTAGCTAAAATTCAATGGAGCACCTTCAAAGATCAAGGAGTTATCCATGGCTCTCTTTAGAGTTCTTCgtctattaatattatagtaCAATAACAAACAAAGTAGCCCAATGAGTAATGTCATACTAAGAACAATAGGAATAACCAAAACCTTCTCTCTCACATTCCCAGATCCATCGGAGGAACCTGCAGAATTGCTTTCTGGTGTGTTCGAACCATTGGAACTAACTTTCACGAACAGTGTCGAGCCAGGGTCCTCAAACCCGCCAAAATCCAAGCTCCTCAATACCCAACAGTAAGGCTTCTCGTCATCAAGACCATACAGGGAAGCAACGCACTCACAATCTGATAAACACGCATCCCCACACTTTGATACCGTTGGAACATCACTATAATTTGCTATCACTGAGAAAtcagaataataataattggtTTGCTGCACCATTGAAATCTTAAACTGGGAAGTCAGATTTTCACGCCGGGAACCACATTTTCCGATCAAGGACGAATTCTCCGTGCACTGAATACCACCATCTACC contains:
- the LOC122309336 gene encoding G-type lectin S-receptor-like serine/threonine-protein kinase At5g24080 isoform X2; protein product: MSNTSGARIEYAVMSESGNFILFGTDNRIVWQSFSHPSDTLLPNQPLTVSQELTTSMSASHGGYYTLKMLQQPTSLSLALTYNLLESFDNLPESYSNYSYWQGPDISNVTGDVVAVLDEAGSFGIVYGDSSNGAVYVYKNDGDYGELSAASNQSTRLAVLRRLTLETNGNIRLYRWDDDVNGSRQWVPEWAAVSNPCDISGICGNGICNLDRSKTNASCTCLPGTSQVDGGIQCTENSSLIGKCGSRRENLTSQFKISMVQQTNYYYSDFSVIANYSDVPTVSKCGDACLSDCECVASLYGLDDEKPYCWVLRSLDFGGFEDPGSTLFVKVSSNGSNTPESNSAGSSDGSGNVREKVLVIPIVLSMTLLIGLLCLLLYYNINRRRTLKRAMDNSLIFEGAPLNFSYRDLQIRTWNFSQLLGTGGFGSVYKGSLADGTLVAVKKLDRVLPHGEKEFITEVNTIGSMHHMNLVRLCGYCSEGSQRLLVYEFMKNGSLDKWIFPAHHYRDRILDWSTRFHIAVATAQGIAYFHEQCRNRIIHCDIKPENILLDENFCPKVSDFGLAKLMGREHSQVVTMVRGTRGYLAPEWVSNRPITVKADVYSYGMLLLEIVGGRRNLDMSFDAEDFFYPGWAFKEMTSGTPIKVADRRLEGAVEEEELVRALKVALWCIQDEVFTRPSMGEVVKMLEGSMNINMPPMPQTVLELIEEGLDHVYKAMKREFNHFSSFTINSHPSSSRATCSYSTMSPR